The following proteins are co-located in the Pseudomonas cavernae genome:
- a CDS encoding methyl-accepting chemotaxis protein, giving the protein MTDMVATAVHEMGLTVQEIARNASSAAQVSHSAREEALGARQVVGTSIRHIETMSGEIGVAATAVDALAQEVASIDQVLAVIRGIAEQTNLLALNAAIEAARAGEQGRGFAVVADEVRTLASRTQASTGEIQQMIQRLKAGAQTAVASMHAGQAATGTGVEASQRTGQSLAAIGAQVERISDMNTQVAAATEEQSAVTEEINRNVQGIADLAHATSAEVELCREDCQSLRRLADDLARQMGSFRL; this is encoded by the coding sequence ATGACCGATATGGTCGCCACCGCGGTGCACGAGATGGGCCTCACTGTGCAGGAGATCGCGCGCAACGCCAGCAGCGCCGCGCAGGTGTCGCACAGCGCCCGCGAGGAGGCCCTGGGCGCGCGGCAGGTGGTCGGCACTTCGATCCGCCATATCGAGACCATGTCCGGCGAGATCGGCGTTGCGGCGACGGCGGTCGACGCGCTGGCGCAGGAAGTCGCCTCGATCGATCAGGTGCTGGCGGTGATTCGTGGGATCGCCGAGCAGACCAACCTGCTCGCCCTCAATGCCGCCATCGAGGCGGCGCGGGCCGGCGAGCAGGGGCGTGGTTTCGCCGTGGTCGCCGACGAGGTGCGCACCCTGGCCAGCCGCACCCAGGCGTCCACCGGCGAGATTCAGCAGATGATCCAGCGCCTCAAGGCGGGTGCGCAAACCGCGGTCGCCTCCATGCACGCCGGGCAGGCGGCCACCGGCACCGGGGTCGAGGCCAGCCAGCGCACCGGCCAGTCGCTCGCCGCCATCGGCGCTCAGGTCGAGCGCATCAGCGACATGAACACCCAAGTGGCGGCGGCGACCGAGGAGCAGTCGGCGGTGACCGAGGAGATCAACCGCAACGTGCAGGGCATCGCCGATCTGGCCCACGCCACCTCCGCCGAAGTCGAGCTGTGCCGCGAGGATTGCCAGAGCCTGCGCCGGCTGGCCGACGACCTGGCGCGGCAGATGGGCAGTTTCCGTTTGTAA
- the pbpC gene encoding peptidoglycan glycosyltransferase PbpC (penicillin-binding protein 1C) yields MRRLIRRPWLLAPLLLVALSWGADRLLPLPLPGDDLARVVLAEDGTPLWRFADHDGVWRYPVAVSEVSPYYLDALLTYEDRWFYRHPGVNPLALARAAWQNLSGGRVLSGGSTLSMQVARLLDPHQRSLGGKLKQLWRTAQLEWHLSKDEILALYLNRAPFGGTLQGVAAASWAYLGKPPSQLTRSEAALLAVLPQAPSRLRPDRHPERAQAARDKVLRRLAEFRVWPQSAVDEALEEPVLLAPRQEPNLAPLLARRLNRPGSPPLIRTTIDAALQRRLEDLLLGWRARLPEHSSAAILVVEAQSMAVRAYLGSLDIGDARRFGHVDMIQALRSPGSTLKPFLYGLALDAGLIHSESLLQDVPRLYGDYRPGNFSSGFSGPVSASEALATSLNLPAVQLLEAYGPKRFAGELRNAGLPLALPALAEPNLALILGGAGSRLEDLLGGYSAFARGGLAARPRLQPQDALHERRLLSPGAAWIVRRILSGQARPDRDPRAQLVQRPSLAWKTGTSYGFRDAWALGVGPRYLIGVWLGRPDGTPVPGQFGLASAAPLLLQVHDLLVNRDSQRGIAPPVEAVPASVGVAAICWPLGQPLAKDDPNCRRQRFAWTLDATTPPTLAGEAQPLGLGLRQTVWLSPQGRLAEAGCAGATAHELAFWPAPLEPWLPRRERRSVRLPALDPQCPARLGPAPTPLAIVGVRAGDQLRRPASSAEPLRLQLSALGGSGRRWWFLNGAPVAESLSQAAFQQVLGRSGRYQLSVIDAAGQTARVEFSVSD; encoded by the coding sequence CTGCGCCGGCTGATCCGCCGGCCCTGGCTGCTCGCGCCGCTGTTGCTGGTGGCCTTGTCGTGGGGCGCCGACCGCCTGTTGCCGCTGCCGTTGCCCGGCGACGACCTGGCTCGTGTGGTGCTGGCCGAGGACGGCACGCCGCTGTGGCGTTTCGCCGACCACGACGGCGTGTGGCGTTACCCGGTCGCCGTCAGCGAGGTGTCGCCCTATTACCTCGACGCGCTGCTGACCTACGAGGACCGCTGGTTCTACCGCCATCCCGGGGTCAATCCGCTGGCCCTGGCGCGCGCCGCCTGGCAGAACCTGAGCGGCGGGCGCGTGCTGTCCGGCGGCAGCACCCTGTCGATGCAGGTCGCGCGCCTGCTCGACCCACACCAGCGCAGCCTGGGCGGCAAGCTCAAGCAGCTGTGGCGCACCGCGCAGCTGGAATGGCATTTGTCGAAGGACGAGATCCTCGCCCTCTACCTCAACCGCGCGCCGTTCGGCGGCACCCTGCAGGGCGTGGCGGCGGCCAGCTGGGCCTACCTCGGCAAGCCGCCGAGCCAGCTGACCCGCAGCGAGGCGGCGCTGCTCGCGGTGCTGCCGCAGGCGCCCAGCCGCCTGCGCCCGGACCGCCATCCCGAACGCGCCCAGGCGGCGCGCGACAAGGTGCTCAGGCGCCTGGCCGAGTTCCGGGTGTGGCCGCAATCGGCTGTCGACGAAGCGCTGGAGGAGCCGGTGTTGCTCGCCCCGCGCCAGGAACCCAATCTGGCGCCTCTGCTGGCGCGGCGCCTGAACCGGCCGGGTAGTCCGCCACTGATCCGCACCACAATTGACGCCGCCTTGCAGCGCCGCCTGGAAGACCTGCTGCTCGGCTGGCGCGCGCGCCTGCCGGAGCACAGCTCGGCGGCGATTCTGGTGGTCGAGGCGCAGAGCATGGCGGTGCGCGCCTATCTCGGTTCGCTGGATATCGGCGATGCGCGGCGCTTCGGCCACGTCGACATGATCCAGGCGCTGCGCTCGCCCGGCTCGACGCTCAAGCCCTTCCTCTACGGCTTGGCGCTGGATGCCGGGTTGATCCACTCCGAGTCGCTGCTGCAGGACGTGCCGCGCCTGTATGGCGACTACCGCCCGGGCAATTTCTCCAGCGGCTTCAGCGGCCCGGTTTCGGCCAGCGAGGCGCTGGCCACTTCGCTCAACCTGCCGGCCGTGCAGCTGCTGGAGGCCTACGGGCCGAAGCGCTTCGCCGGCGAGTTGCGCAATGCCGGGCTGCCGCTGGCCCTGCCGGCGCTGGCCGAGCCCAACCTGGCGCTGATCCTCGGCGGCGCCGGCAGCCGCCTGGAGGATCTGCTCGGCGGCTACAGCGCCTTCGCCCGTGGCGGCCTGGCCGCGCGCCCGCGCCTGCAACCGCAGGACGCGCTGCACGAGCGGCGCCTGCTGTCGCCCGGCGCGGCCTGGATAGTGCGGCGCATCCTCAGCGGCCAGGCGCGCCCGGACCGCGACCCGCGTGCGCAGCTGGTGCAGCGCCCGAGCCTGGCCTGGAAGACCGGCACCAGCTACGGCTTTCGCGATGCCTGGGCGCTGGGCGTCGGCCCGCGCTACCTGATCGGCGTGTGGCTCGGCCGCCCGGACGGCACCCCGGTGCCCGGCCAGTTCGGCCTGGCTTCGGCGGCGCCGCTGCTGCTGCAGGTGCACGATCTGCTGGTCAACCGCGACAGCCAGCGCGGCATCGCCCCGCCGGTCGAGGCGGTGCCGGCCAGCGTCGGCGTGGCGGCGATCTGCTGGCCGCTGGGCCAGCCGCTGGCCAAGGACGATCCGAACTGTCGGCGCCAGCGCTTCGCCTGGACCCTCGACGCCACCACGCCGCCGACCCTGGCGGGCGAGGCGCAGCCGCTCGGCCTCGGCCTGCGCCAGACGGTCTGGCTCAGCCCGCAGGGCCGGTTGGCGGAGGCCGGTTGCGCCGGCGCCACGGCACATGAGCTGGCGTTCTGGCCGGCGCCGCTGGAGCCCTGGCTGCCGCGCCGCGAACGCCGCAGCGTGCGGCTGCCGGCCCTCGACCCGCAGTGCCCGGCGCGCCTCGGCCCGGCGCCGACGCCGCTGGCGATCGTCGGCGTGCGCGCCGGCGATCAGCTGCGTCGACCGGCCTCCAGCGCCGAGCCCTTGCGTCTGCAATTGTCAGCCCTGGGGGGCAGCGGTCGGCGCTGGTGGTTCCTGAACGGCGCGCCGGTGGCCGAAAGCCTGAGCCAGGCCGCATTCCAGCAGGTCCTGGGGCGCAGCGGTCGCTATCAGCTCAGCGTGATCGATGCCGCCGGGCAGACCGCGCGGGTCGAGTTCAGCGTGTCGGACTGA
- a CDS encoding GNAT family N-acetyltransferase, with protein MSWQPISWQHRPATRADLPRIVAIYNSTVASRQVTADLEPVSVDSREHWFAEHQGERPLWVVEQGGQIAGWLSFSNFYGRPAYARTAEVSIYLDEAWRGQGLGRYLLEQAIAAAPGLQLDTLLGFIFGHNQPSLALFERFGFARWGQLPRVAVLDGVERDLLILGLRITED; from the coding sequence ATGTCCTGGCAGCCTATATCCTGGCAACACCGCCCGGCCACCCGTGCCGACCTGCCGCGCATCGTCGCGATCTACAACTCGACCGTCGCCTCGCGCCAGGTCACCGCCGACCTCGAACCGGTCAGCGTGGACAGCCGCGAGCACTGGTTCGCCGAACACCAGGGCGAGCGGCCGCTGTGGGTGGTCGAGCAGGGCGGGCAGATCGCCGGCTGGCTGAGCTTTTCCAACTTCTACGGGCGCCCGGCCTATGCGCGCACGGCGGAGGTGAGCATCTATCTGGATGAAGCCTGGCGCGGCCAGGGGCTCGGCCGCTATCTGCTGGAGCAGGCCATCGCCGCCGCGCCGGGGCTGCAGCTGGATACCCTGCTGGGCTTCATCTTCGGCCACAACCAGCCGAGTCTGGCGCTGTTCGAACGCTTCGGCTTCGCCCGCTGGGGCCAGCTGCCGCGGGTGGCGGTGCTGGATGGGGTCGAGCGCGATCTACTGATCCTCGGCCTGCGCATCACTGAGGACTAG
- a CDS encoding endonuclease domain-containing protein: MTPRDNAKRLRTEMTEAEMRLWYYLRGHRFLGLKFKRQKPIGPYIVDFICLEQFLIIELDGGQHQQQAEQDRIRDRYFQQRGYRVLRFWNHEVLAQTDAVLEAIRLAIGPLPNPLP, from the coding sequence ATGACTCCGCGAGACAACGCCAAACGCCTGCGCACTGAAATGACCGAGGCGGAAATGCGCCTCTGGTATTACCTGCGCGGCCATCGTTTCCTCGGGTTGAAATTCAAACGGCAGAAACCAATCGGCCCCTACATAGTCGACTTCATTTGCCTGGAACAGTTCTTGATCATCGAGCTGGATGGCGGCCAGCATCAGCAGCAGGCAGAGCAAGATCGCATCAGGGATCGCTATTTCCAGCAGAGGGGCTATCGCGTGCTGCGCTTCTGGAATCATGAGGTCTTGGCGCAAACGGATGCGGTTCTGGAGGCGATCCGTCTGGCCATCGGCCCTCTCCCCAACCCTCTCCCGTAA